The DNA sequence GTTGCCGTCGACAAGGCGGGCGCGCTGTTGATTGCGGACGATGTCGGAAACACGGTCTGGCGCGTGACCGCAGCTCGGTAGTTATCGGATTGTATGCGCAGGAAGCCCGGTAGTGAAACTGATCCTCACGCTGTTATCGGCGGCGTAACCTATACTGAAGATTCAAAGCATGCGTTACCCGGCACTCGCGATAAGTCGAGAGGAACAAAGGTCGCGCCGCCTTGTTAGCGATGATGGCGCGCTATTATTTTGATCTAGTCGACAACGGAACCTCCTTCCCGGACACTGAAGGAACCGAGCTTCCGAGCTTGGAGGCAGCTGAGGATGAGGCGGCAAAGGCGTTGCTCGAAATAGCAAAGGACCAGATGCCTGAAGGCAATTTCCGAGAGGTTGCCCTGCATGTCCGTGCTGGTGCTAGCAAACCCCTCGTTATGGTGAAGGTAACGTTCGAACTGGTGCGCAACGGACCTGATCGCGATGGACCCGTGGGAACCTGACTACTTCCTCAATGAAAGTGCGCGCCTATATCAACGGAGGGCGGCGGCACAGATTGCCGATCTTCGCTCGAATATTGAAGACACGCGGCGCGTAATCGAGGAATCGCGCAAGCTGCTGGACCGGCTTTCCGCCAAATCAGGCGCTATCCACCCGTAGGGGATGACAAGGCCCGCTCGTAACGCGGGCCGCTTGAGTTGTGGTGGAGCAATCCGCCTCATAACTGAGTTCAAGGCTGCTCATCTCGGTTCGTTGTTGATGCTCAGATAGGTAGGGTCGAACTCGGCAAGCCTGGCAAGCTGGTCCCAGTCCAGAATGGTGACCATATGGTTCGTCCAGGTGATTACCTTGATCTTCTTCAAG is a window from the Mesorhizobium australicum WSM2073 genome containing:
- a CDS encoding DUF6894 family protein; this translates as MARYYFDLVDNGTSFPDTEGTELPSLEAAEDEAAKALLEIAKDQMPEGNFREVALHVRAGASKPLVMVKVTFELVRNGPDRDGPVGT